The Saprospiraceae bacterium genome contains the following window.
AGCATCTTCCTGCAAGATTTGGACGATATCGGATGGAAATTTAAGTCGAATGGCATCCAACCATTTGCGGATTTTATGACTTGAACGACCAAAACCAGGTTTTTTAGTAGTTCCGTAAATGGCATTTAAGAGTTCATCCGCTTCATCTTGAGAATTATTTAATACAATGGCATCCTCTGGATCTGAATCCGAGCCTAAAACTAATTTCCACCTTGAAAGATCCCGCATTTATTGGATGTAAAAATAATACTTTTGCACCAGCCAAATTCCGGCCAGACACATGAAAAATTATTTCCAGTTTATTATTCGATTTTATGGCTTCTGGCTTATCTTTTTTGGTGTATTGCGTAGCTATTTTATCGTATTTCAACATTTTTTTGGATATCGTTTGACTGCAAATGAATTCGTGGGTTCCATGTTTTATGGTTTGTATATGGATTTGGCCTTTGCTTCATTTATTGTTGCAATTCCATTTTTAATTTATTTTATTAATAAATGGATTCCTTATCGAACTTTTTTATATTGGTATTCAACCGTATTGATTGCAATTATTGCAGGGATATATGCTGGAGATATCAGTTTATACCGGGAATGGGGATTTCGTTTAGATAAGACCGCGTTTAGTTATTTAGATAAATTCCAGGAAGCAGGCAGTTTCGTATCTGTATTTAATATTCTCTTGGTAGTTTGTTTCTTTTGTTTAATAGCTTTCACTGGCACATTGCTGTTTCAGAAAATTTTCACCATCCGAAAATTTGAATTGAAATCACCGAGTATCTGGTTGCATTTAATTTTATTGCCAGCTTTAATTATCCCAATGCGGGGCGGATTGGGAATCATTCCTATGAATCCTGGGAAAGTTTATTTCAGCACCAATCCTTTTGCCAATCATTGTGCCTTAAATACCTGTTGGAATTTAGCATATAGTTTTTCACAAGCCCGGAAAGTAAATGCACGTTTGCATTTTATGGAGGATGCAGAAATGAATCAACTCTTTGATTCCTGGAGATTGCAAAAAGACAATCCAGAACCACGTATTTTAAAAAAGAAGCGGCCTAAAATTTTATTTTTTCTTCTAGAAAGCTTTACAGCTAAAATGATTGGCGCAAATTACAAAGACCAGGAAATTACACCCAGATTAAATGAATGGTTTAAACGGGGAATGTATTTCAAAAATGCATACAGTACCGGTGATCGAACAGAAATCGGTTTGGCATGTGCCTTGAGTGGATTTCCAGCACAGCCACAGTCGTCGATCGTTCACCATCCTAGAAAAACAGAAAAACTACCTTCACTGATTCGTTCACTTAAAAACGAACAGTACACTACCAGTTTCTACTATGGTGGGGATATCAGTTTTGCTAGCATGAACAGTTATTTATACAATTGTGGGATCGATGCAATTATTGATAAAACCCATTTTCCAAAAGAAAGCTACAATGCCAAATGGGGTGTGCACGATCATATTTTATTTCAGCGATTGTTTGCGGATATTATTGCGGATACCAGTCTTTTTTTAAAATTGTGTTTGAGTTTAAGCAGTCATCCTCCTTATGATATTCCAGAATCCAGAACCTGGTTTGAAACAAAGGAAGAAGTACAATTTTTAAATACAGCGCATTATACAGATAAATATGTTGGAGCAATTTTAGATAGTTTATCGCAACGTCCAATTTGGGATGATTTGCTGGTGATTCTGGTAGCAGATCATGGATGTCGCTTTCCTGGAAACAGTGCATACCATATTCCTGAAAAGTTTCATATCCCAATGTGGTTTGGGGGCGGAGCGGTTGCATTTGACAGTACGAGTGAA
Protein-coding sequences here:
- a CDS encoding sulfatase-like hydrolase/transferase; translation: MKNYFQFIIRFYGFWLIFFGVLRSYFIVFQHFFGYRLTANEFVGSMFYGLYMDLAFASFIVAIPFLIYFINKWIPYRTFLYWYSTVLIAIIAGIYAGDISLYREWGFRLDKTAFSYLDKFQEAGSFVSVFNILLVVCFFCLIAFTGTLLFQKIFTIRKFELKSPSIWLHLILLPALIIPMRGGLGIIPMNPGKVYFSTNPFANHCALNTCWNLAYSFSQARKVNARLHFMEDAEMNQLFDSWRLQKDNPEPRILKKKRPKILFFLLESFTAKMIGANYKDQEITPRLNEWFKRGMYFKNAYSTGDRTEIGLACALSGFPAQPQSSIVHHPRKTEKLPSLIRSLKNEQYTTSFYYGGDISFASMNSYLYNCGIDAIIDKTHFPKESYNAKWGVHDHILFQRLFADIIADTSLFLKLCLSLSSHPPYDIPESRTWFETKEEVQFLNTAHYTDKYVGAILDSLSQRPIWDDLLVILVADHGCRFPGNSAYHIPEKFHIPMWFGGGAVAFDSTSETIVSQNDIAASLLGELNINNEAFEFSRNFFSADYKPSAYYAYNNGFGWIEPSGTRVFSNDKMEIILTEGSPQTEFNTAKAFLQKVLTVFESK